The Alteribacter populi genomic sequence AAAAACTCAAGCAGCACATCGTTCAAATAAGAGGCTTCGATTTTCCCTTTGAGCTTTTGATTAAATTGAGCATTTTCTGAGAGCCTTCCGCCAACGTAGATTTCAAATGCTTCTACGAGCTCTTTGTTGTTATTTTTCATTTTGATTCCTTGAAGGCCGATATCTGCTATTTGCCGTTGTCCACAGGCGTTAGGACAGCCGACCATATGAATTCGAACTGGAACATCAACTGTCAAATGGTCGTCTAAGTATTCGGCGATTGCGCTCATGCGAGCTTTTGTTTCTACGAGTGCTAAGTTGCAATATTCAATTCCGGTACAGGAGACTGAGTAACCAATAAAATGCTTAGGTTCGATGCTCATCCGATCTAAAAGGCTCTCATTTAAGAAAGCATCGACATCGTGATCTGCAATATACGGGATGACGACGTTTTGAGAATTACAAGTACGAATCTCACCTTTTCCATATTTTTTGGAGATACGAGCTAGTTCAACAAGCTCCTCTGAATACAGTCTTCCAACAGGGATATTTAAGCCGACATAGTTAAATCCATCTTGTTTTTGAGGGTGTACACCATAGAAATAACCTGCATTCCAAGACTTAAATCGGTTCTCGCCTTTGGGAGGCAAGACAATAAATTCAGAAAGCTTTTCTTTTAACGTTTCTGGCCCCCAATCCGCCATTAAAAACTTCAATCTGGCGCGATGGCGTTTGTCGCGATACCCGTGATCACGAAAGATTGTTGTTATCGCCTCGGTTACTTCTTTTACTTGCTCTGGCTTTACAAAAACATCGAGTTCCTGTGCTAGGAAAGGCTTTGCGGAAAGACCTCCACCAACATATACATGGAAGCCGACAACTTCCTCTCCATCGATTGTTTTTGTTGCGGGTACAAACGATAAGCAATGGATCTCTGCATTTTGTGCATTTTGTATATTTGAGGAGATCGATACTTTATATTTACGTGGGAGATTCGAATAGTCCCGATTTCCTTGAAAGTACCAATAGACCTCATCAACGATTGATCTTGTATCCATTAATTCATTTGGGTCTATTCCAGCTAACGGGTTGCCCACGATAGTTCGCATAATGTCTCCACATGCTCCAACAGAAGATAACCCTACGGCTTTAAGTCTATCGAAAATGTTAGGGATATTTTCGATCTCCAACCAATGAAATTGAACGGCTTGACGCGTTGTAATATCAATGACATTTCGACCATAATCTTTAGCAATGTCGGCTAACACAATAGCCTGTTCATTATTTAAAACTCCAGAGGGGATGTTGACCCTCATCATAAAGTAGCCGTCTTCTTTTGGTTTTTGTAAGTAAAGACCTGCCCATTTAAAACGAGACCACTGATCTTTCGGGATCGATTCGA encodes the following:
- a CDS encoding nitrite/sulfite reductase; translated protein: MAHTKIWADNEKLSKEEKAKLEKDGLDILDDIPKYAKEGFESIPKDQWSRFKWAGLYLQKPKEDGYFMMRVNIPSGVLNNEQAIVLADIAKDYGRNVIDITTRQAVQFHWLEIENIPNIFDRLKAVGLSSVGACGDIMRTIVGNPLAGIDPNELMDTRSIVDEVYWYFQGNRDYSNLPRKYKVSISSNIQNAQNAEIHCLSFVPATKTIDGEEVVGFHVYVGGGLSAKPFLAQELDVFVKPEQVKEVTEAITTIFRDHGYRDKRHRARLKFLMADWGPETLKEKLSEFIVLPPKGENRFKSWNAGYFYGVHPQKQDGFNYVGLNIPVGRLYSEELVELARISKKYGKGEIRTCNSQNVVIPYIADHDVDAFLNESLLDRMSIEPKHFIGYSVSCTGIEYCNLALVETKARMSAIAEYLDDHLTVDVPVRIHMVGCPNACGQRQIADIGLQGIKMKNNNKELVEAFEIYVGGRLSENAQFNQKLKGKIEASYLNDVLLEFLTHFKDEKFAGENFHDFFERTGKDSLQEKLTSIINEKVS